DNA from Effusibacillus lacus:
TCGATAAAATGCGGCAAGCGGGCATTCGAGAAATTGGGATTGTGGTCCCTCCTTATTTCCGTTTTCAATTTGAAGAAGTGCTGGGTCAATATTCGGGTGATGTTGCCCTTTCTTTCATTGAACAGCCGGAGGCGAAAGGATTGGCTCATGCTGTCGGGATGGCACGCGATTTTATCGGGAACGATCCGTTCCTGCTTTTTCTGGGGGACAATTTCTACGATGGAAAGCTCAATGAATTGATCGAACGGTTCAGAAAAGAAGGACCGGAAGCATTGCTTCTTGTAAGTCAGGTTCAGAATCCCAGCCAATTTGGAGTGGTTGAGTTTAAGGGTTCCCAAATCGTTCGTCTATGGGAAAAGCCGAAGGATCCTCCCAGTTCTTATGCGATAATTGGGGTTTATATCCTGACACCGAAAATATTTGATGTTATCGATGATTTGCGTCCCTCCGCCCGGGGAGAATACGAGCTTACTGACGCCATACAAGGCTTGATCGACAAGGGGTATGCGGTGACTGCCAGCCCTTGCCGTTCCTGGTGGAAAGACACCGGTCAACCAAAAGATTTGCTTGCATGCAACCGGCAGGTTCTATTAAATCTGCAAGGGGAAATCCGTGGTTCCAACGTTACCATTGTATCATCAATGATTCAGGAACCGGTTGTAATTGAGACGGGAGCCTACATTGAGGATTCGGTTATTCGCGGACCAGTGTCTATCGGTATCGGTGCAAGAATCATCAGATCTTACGTAGGGCCCTTCACGTCGGTTGGGGAAGGAGTGCATCTTGTGGATGCCGAAATCGAGAACAGCATTGTGTTGAATGGTTCACATGTTAAAAAAGTCTCGAAAAGAATTGATGAAAGCATTATTGGAAGTGAGGTCCAAATCGAAGGAAGCCGTGGGAACCCCCGATCAATACGGATGAATGTGGGCGATCACACCACAATGTTCCTTCCCATAGAGGATGAATAACAGGATTGCCCGTAATTGAACTTACCAAGTACGGGCAACCAATTGTCAGTTCCGAAATACGGAGTTATAGGTTTCCAGAAGACCTGTATTCAGATCGTATTTGGGAATCCACCCCATTTTGTTATAAGCCTTTTTGTTGTGCAGACAACTGTGTTTGATATCTCCCGGCCTTTCATGTTCATGTACAACTGGCAACTTGGAACCGTGGATTCGGTTTAACACCGAAACCAGTTGGTTGATGGAGGTCCGGGTCGCGGTCCCAACGTGAATAACTTCCTGGTCCGCTTGTTGTATGGCTGCGAGATTTGCGTTTACTACGTCCTTCACATATACGAAGTCCCGTGTTTGTTCTCCGTCTCCATGTATCACGAGGGGAAGACTTTTATGAATGCGGTCGAGAAAAATGGATACTACTCCCCCTTCCCCTTTAGGCGTTTGTCGGGGACCGTAAACGTTTGCGTATCTTAAAATTGTGTAGGGAATTCCGTACATCTGATGAAACAAACGGACAAACGATTCCGATGTCAATTTGGAAGTTCCGTAGAACGAAATCGGGTCAGCCGGATCCTCTTCGCGAATCAGATCTTTCTTTAAGTCTCCGTATACGGCACAGGAAGAAGCGTAAATGAATTTTTTCACAGACGCCTGGCAACAGCCTTCCAATACGTTAATCGTTCCTACAATATTCACGCTGGCATCAAAGTCGGGTTCCCGAATCGAACGCAGTACATCGACCTGAGCGGCTTCGTGAAACACTACATCGGGCCGTTGGCGAACAATCAGATCTTTTGCTTCTTTGCTGCACACATCCAATACGTGTAGGCTGGCATTGGGGTTAACATTTTCAGGTCGTCCAGTTGACAGGTTGTCAATCACATGAACGTCAGCCCCTATCGTTACAAGTTCGTCAACTAAATGAGATCCGATAAACCCCGCTCCCCCGGTGACAATGGCTTTCATTTTTTTCACCTCCGATTCTTAAGTGAGGTTGTTCCGGTACCATTCAATGCTTCTGCGCAATCCTTCTTCAAGGGAAATTGTCGGTTTGTAGCCTAGAACCGATTTTGAACGGGTGAGGTCGGGAATGCGCGCTCTCATGTCTTCGTAGCCAGGACCATATGCTGCGTCATAGGGAACATATACAATCGGAGACGAAGAACCGGTGAGTTGACGTATGGTGGCCGCCAAATCGCGAATGGTGATGGGGTGATCGGAACCAATGTTGAACGCAAGTCCGTTTGCTCTGGGACCAAGTGCAGCCACCGTTCCTGACACTGTATCCTGGATGTACGTGAAGCATCTGGATTGCGTACCGTCTCCATAAACTTCAATGGGTTCGTTGTTTAAGGCCGCTCTTATGAAGCGAGGGACCACACCCCCATACTGTGAGGAAGTTTGTCCCGGTCCGTATGCATTGAAGTAGCGAACTACGGTAACCGGAAGGCCTTTCTCCGCATAGGCAAAGGCAAAATGTTCGTCAATTGCTTTCGCTGTGGAATAACACCAGCGGTGAATCGAGGGAGCCCCCAGGACTCGGTCGGAATCCTCTTTGAAAGGCAGTTTCTCATTCTTGCCATAAATTTCGGATGTGGACGCCAGCACGACTTTTGCCCGGACTTTATGGGCTGCTTCCAATACATTACGTGTTCCGTCAATGTTCACTTCCATCAGTTTTAGCGGATTTTCGACCGTGTTTTTTACACCCAGAACCGCGGCCAGATGGAAAACCGCATCACAGTTTTCGACGAGTTTCCGGACAGTGTCCCGGTCGGCAGCCGTATCATGAACAAATGTGTGATTGTTGTGGGTTAATGCCCGATCTAGATATTCCAACTTACCGTTCGACAGGTCATCCAAAGTCAACACCTTGTGACCGATTTGCAAGAGTCTATTGACAAGATGCGACCCAATAAACCCCGCCCCTCCGGTAACAAGAATCTTCATGTCGATCCCTCCTAGAGCAAGATCACATTGGAACGTTGCTTTAAGTGTTTGGTTGCATTTCGAGTGTCGATGACAAGAGGCGAATGGGTTACGATCTGCTCATACGGAATTCGGGTATGATCCGTAAGAATCAATGAGCAATCGTGCTGTTTCACAGACCTGTGTGTGAGGGTAATCCTCTTTAAGCGCTTATCCTGAATTTGAATTTCATCAACATAGGGGTCGTAGAAATTTACCGTGGCACCGGTATTCATCAGGTTTTCGATCACCTTCAACGCCCGTGATTCGCGCAAATCATCGACATCTTTTTTGTACGTAACTCCAATTACAAGAATCCGGCAATCTGACAGAGGTTTTGACGAAAGGCACGTTCGAACTTTTTCAACCACAAAGTCGGGCATTTTTTCGTTAATTTTGTGGGCCAGTTCAATAAATTCCACGTCAAAGTTGTAATCTTTTGCTTTCGCTGACAGATACAAGGGGTCTACCGGGATGCAGTGGCCGCCGATTCCCGGTCCGGGATAGTAAGGGGTGAAACCGTAAGGTTTCGTTCGTGCGGCTTCGATGACTTCCCACAGATCGATATTCATTGCGTTGCAAAGCATAACCAGTTCGTTAACGAAGGAGATATTGATCAGACGTTGGCTGTTTTCAAGAAGTTTGGTCATTTCGGCTGCCTTGGAGGAAGATACTACGACTACTTGATCAAAAATGGATTCATAGACTTTTTTCCCAATTTCTGCGCAATATCTCGTTACCCCGCCCAATACCTTTGGGATTTCATGCAGCTTAAATTGTGTATGGCCCGGATCGATTCGTTCGGGAGAAAACACAAGGAATATATCTTTTCCGACTTTAAGCCCGGTCGATTCGATTATGGGAAGCAGTACCTCTTCGGTAGTTCCGGGATAAGTCGTGCTCTCCAAGCTGACCAATTGTCCGGCCCTAAGATAGGGGAGGGCATTTTGCATCGCATCCCGGACATATTTGAGATCCGGTCTTGCATGATCGTCCAATGGGGTTGGCACACATAGAATTACTGCTTCCGCATTTGTAATTGTTTCATAGGAAGCAGCGACATAAAATTTGCCTTTGGCAAACATGTTTCTGATATCCGTATTGGTAAAATCGGACAGATAGCTTTGCCGTTTGGCAAGCAGTTCTATCTTGGCCGCATCGACATCAATGCCATAAACGGTATGACCGTTCTCAAGAAACAAACGCGCAAGCGGAAGACCTACATATCCAAGGCCTATAATTGCTACAGAATAGGTGTTATTTTCCATGACTCTACTCCTTTCCCAAAAAATAAGTTGTTGACCGTACCTTATCCTACGGGGCCAACCCTTTTTTGGTATGGATTCGTGTCCAAGCAGGTATAAAAATGGTAGATTTGCCAGTGATAAAATTGCACAAAAGCCAATGCAAAGGCCCCCTGTGGGTACAGGGGGCCTATTATGGTACGTTAAGACATTAAACTGGTTCCGGGACCGGTGCCGGGTGCTGTTCCGGGACCTGTGTTTGGACCGGTACCAGGGCCGGTATAGGGCGCTGTTCCAGGATTTAAGGCTCTTTCTTTGTCTATTGCCTTTGCCCGGCTTTTGGTTTTGCCGGATTTGTCTTTCCCGCCGTTTTTAGAACCCTTTATCGATTTTTTCCATTCCTTCGTAATGTCGATCAGTTTTTTCTTTCCTTTGTCCTCTTTGTCCTTTGTTTTTGGCATTAGATCGCCTCCCGGGATTTGATGGTTTGACTACACTACATTCTATTTTGGAGAAATCCGAGGAGTTTGGACGTTTTCAGCAAGGAATTCGCCCTTTTTAAGCAGAATCTGAAGGAATCTCAATGTCTATTTTTAACGCTGAAGATTCAGGCACCCAAATTTTTTGCGAATGTGATCCGTACGTTTCGGCAAAACAAGTCAGGGCATAGTTGCCGGGCTGCAAGTTCCGGATCGAGTATTCTCCGCGCTTATCCGTTGAAACAGTTTGCAATACAATTCCGGACATATCAACCAAGTGAACAAATGCATTTGACACTGTCGCCTGAGTGCTTTTCAGTTTTACTTGACCAAACAAATCAGCGACGGGAGGTACCTCGATATCGCCCGTCTTGGCCAATCTATCGTATTTTTTCTTTAATTCTTCCGTATAGCAAGGATCCGGAATTTGTGGAAACCTTAAACATGATCCAGCGCAGCGTCTTAAAGAATTTTCCATTGCCTCGTGATAAACCCCCAAAGTTCGTTCCACCATGGTTCCTAATCTCCAGTCATTCTGTGATTGCCTCCTCGCCGCCTCGGACTGTCGACGGTACAGGTCCCTGTTTTCCAGCAGCAATAGCATTTTTTCAAAGAGTTGACGATAATTTCCTGGTTCCACAAGCATGCCGTTTTTTCCGTCTTCAAGCAATTCGACGATTCCTCCGACTTTGGAAGCGACCACGGGTTTACCAACGGTCTGTGCCTCGATTACGGCAAACGGGAGGTTATCCTGGAGGGAAGGAAGCACGACGATATCGGCAAGAGACAGAAGAGCCGGAACATCCATACGATCTCCCAAAAACTTCACGTATTCATACAGACCAAGTTCAAATGCCTGTTCCTCAAGGTCTTTTCGCATGATTCCGTCACCAATCAGCCAGCAAACGAAATCCTTTCTTTTTTGGACAAGAAGCGACAGCGCCTTGAGCAGGTAAGTATGTCCCTTGATGGCTACCAAACGGGCCGGGCAGGCGATGATCTTTTTGCCGGTTTCATCGGGGATCGGCTCCGTTTGTTGTAATCTTTTCTGAAACGTTTTCGGGTCCAGGCCATAGGGGATGATATGCTGTTGGGGATGTGAAATTTGAAAAGCGGAAAGGCGGCTGGAAAGCCAGCGGCTTGGTAGAATCAGATAATCTGCCGACATGGCGCCATAAAATTCCTCCATCGCCAGGTACTCTTGTTCGAGGCTGGTACGGACTTGAATTTCCCCGTTGACGATCCATTCTGTCGCCAGGCAGCCATGAATCGTAGCTACCAGAGGAGTCAAAGGGGGTTTTGCCCTTGCGCAGGAAAAGGTTGACAGAATGTCCTGTGTATGAATGATGTCGTAGGAATCGAGCCCCATTTCCCGGAATGCAGTCTCACATATATATTTTTCGATCTCGCGCCGGGCCATCCAAGGGGTAAGCACGGTTTCCAGCTGTCGATACTTATTGAGTACCTCCGATTCGACATGCTGCAGAAGAGAGAGTTTACTGATTTCCGTGCCGCGTTTTAGCAAGTAAAACTTTGTCAGATCCGGGTGCTGCGCCAGAATTTCCACTTTGTGCCCCAGATCTTCAAGTTGACGTCGTAATGCATCCACATATGTTGATACCCCTCCGATATGCGGAAGGGGCCAGTAGGTTGCCAAAAGAATTTGCAACACAGGTCTTTCTCTCCTCTCTTCTCCTCTTGCCATTTAAAAAATTTCTTACAGTTCTCAATATATTCCGCGCTCGGCGATTTGCTATTTGCTCCCGCAAAGCGGCCGCTCGTTTTGATCGAACCAGCCAATGGGGAAGATGCCTTTCCGGAATGCAGGAGGGCATTTCTTTTATTGCGATCTTGAGGGGTCAAATGCCGTTTCGATTTGTTGGACGAAATAATATGCTAGAACGAAACGACTGGCGGAGGAGTTAGGAGGTAGGATATTTTGTTGAAAGCAGTGATCATGGCAGGTGGTAACGGCACCAGACTCTGGCCGAAAAGCAAGCCTGATTTCCCTAAACAATTTATTCCTTTTTTCAACGGACAATCCATGTTTCAAAAAACGGTCAACCGGTTGGCCACTTTTATGCGTTTTGAAGACATTTATGTGATTACGACGGAAAAATACATTCCGTATGTGAAAGAACAAACGGAGCTGCCTGATGAAAATATCATTGTCGAACCGGCAGCAAAGGATACTGCCGCTTGTATCGGACTGGCGGCCATCCATTTTTTGAAAAAAAATATCGATCCGGTTTTGATCACTCTCCCCTCCGATCAGTATATCGATGGTGAAGAGGCTTTCCAAACCGCAATCATGACAGCTTATCAACAGGCGAAAAAATCTCCGGGTGTCGTCACGGTAGGTATCAAACCAAACAGGCCAGAGACAGCGTATGGCTATATAAAAGTAAAAGAAGGGGGAGCCGGCCTTGCTTTGCCTGTTGAAAGATTTACCGAAAAACCTGACCTGGAAACGGCCAGGCGATGGATTGATGTCCCCCAGTATTATTGGAACAGCGGGATTTTTGTTTGGAAAGCGTCTGTCATTCGGTCTTTGATTGAACAGCATATGCCGCTGTTGGCCGGCAGTCTCCGAAGAATCCAGGCTTCGATTGGAAAATCGGACGCAAACCATATTTTGCAGCAAGAGTATATGGATTTGCATAAAATCTCGATCGACTACGGTGTATTGGAGAAAGCCACATGCATTTATCTTGTGCCGGGATCTTTTGTATGGGATGACTTGGGCAATTGGACCGCACTGGAAAGACTGATTGACAAAGATCGCGAAGGGAATGTTGTGGTAGGCGAACATGAACTGCTGGATACAAACAATTGCATCATCTACAGCGAAAAGGCTTTCGTCGGAGCCATCGGTTTGGAGGATCTGATCATTACCGTAACCGACCAGGCTGTCCTTATTTGCCATAAAGACAAGGAACAGGAGATCAAAAAACTTTTTTTAAAAAATACTTACCGCCGGACCGGGAAGGAAGAGTAGAGTATGAAAGGAATCATTCTGGCTGGCGGGAAAGGAACCCGCTTATATCCCCTGACGAAAATTACGAATAAGCACCTTCTCCCGGTCGGGCCTTTCCCAATGATTTATTATCCTGTCTTAAAGTTACGACAAGCGGGAATCAACGATATTCTGATTGTTACAGGCAAAGAGGATGTAGGACAGTTCGCGCAATTGTTGGGAAACGGAAGCGATTTTGCATTGAATTTTACGTATCGTGTACAGGATAAGCCGGGCGGGATCGCAGAAGCTCTGTTTTTGGGGAAAAATTTTGTCGGCAATTCCCCATGCACCGTAATTTTGGGCGACAACCTTTTGGAAGATGATTTAACGCCATTTGTCCAGGAGTTTATTAAGGGGAACAAAAAAGCCAAGGTGCTTCTGAAGGAAGTGGAAAATCCCTTTGGTTTTGGCATAGCGGAGCTAAAAGAGCAGCGCATTGTTGCGATTGAAGAAAAACCGCTTGTACCAAAATCAAGATACGCGGTAACCGGCATCTATATGTACAGGCCTGAGGTTTTTGAGGTAATAGCCCGGTTGGTTCCTTCCACAAGAGGGGAATTGGAAATATCTGATGTCAATAATTATTTCATACGAACGGGAGAGCTTTCCCATGATATACTGCAAGGCTTTTGGGAAGATGCAGGTACTTTGACAGCTTATTATAATGTGAACGAGCTGCTCCAAACGGCAAACCTGTTTTCCAATTCGCTAACCAGATCTCTGTAGGAAAATTGCGCAAATGCCCGTGACCGGGCTTTGCTGCTCATCTTCTGCCAGGTTACCGGATCATTCAGAAGTCTGACTACCGTGTCTGCGAATGATTGGTAAAAGCGTGAATCGTAGTCAGGCAGTGAGTGGATTAACAAACCTGTTTCGCCGTCCTGAACGGTTGTGGAAAGGGCTCCTTGGCTGGTGGCGACCGTTGGAGTTCCGGCAGCCTGACATTCCATAGAAGCCAAACAAAACATTTCATAAGGTCCATCACACGGATAAATATGAAGCATACTTGCTTTCTGCTGCTTGATCAACTGTTCACGGGGAATATTTCCGAGATAATTGACTCCATCCAAACCTTTGAACAAACCGCGAAATTCATCAATTCCCGGCTCAAACCCCCAAAGGCTGTAATCCATGGTGATTACCAATGTGGCATCAGGTACTTGCTGTTTAATGAGAGAGTAAATGGCAGGAACGTGTTGAAGCCCTCTTTCCGGCGCTGAACAGTAGATAAGCTGATTCTGTATTTTTTCCAGAGATTCCTTGTATTCGTCCGGATCAATGGCAAGACGGGCCTCATGAATCTTGTTGCTGTCTATGTGAAATATATTGCGGATCATCTTCGTATGAAACGGGCTGATCGTGATGATTTTGTCTATATAAGGCAGATCCCTTTCGACAGTATTGTCGCCCGGATCGATGCACCAATGAATTTTACAGGAAGCTCTTACGTCAGGGGAGGGGATGGCACACCGGAAACTGATAAAAACATCCCAATACTCTTCAATTTTAAATGACCGATAGTGGCGATACTGTACCCCGTTGTACAAACCTTCCCGGGAAGTGCTGTTAAATATGGTAACATGGTGCCGTTTCGCAAATTCACGCGAAATCCTTATCAGGGATAATTGGGAACCGCCAACTCCTTTTATTTCAAGGTCACTGTCATTCCAGTCAAACGAAGAGTCGTAATAGAACGCAATTTTCACCTGCTGCCATCCTCCTCTCCGGTAGTAATGAAGCCTTACGCTATATATAGAATCCATTTTAATCAATTATGAGTCTGCTTGACTGAAAATTCGCGGGGGGATAGCCGTGAGAAAAAAAAAAGAGCCGATTGGAACTTCAGCAGCTCATCACAGTAATTATTCCGACTTTAAACGGTTCCAACCTGCTCGAAAGCTGTATTTCCAGCTTTATTCTAACCGTTCGCAGCAGCAATTACGAATTGATTGTCGTAGATGATGGAAGCGACAAAGAGGAAAAGGAAAAGATCCGTTCCCTTGCTTGCAAATACAGAATCAAGGTAATCGAAATGCCGTCGCGCAAGAGTTATGCAAGAGCGGTTAACGCCGGCCTGCAGGCGGCATCCGGGAATTATGTATTGCTTTTAAATAATGATGTGGTTTTTCAGCAGACGGGTTGGTTGAACCGGATGCTGAAAACAGCGGAAGCGGCAGGGAATATAGGCATAGTTGGGTGTCGGCTGCTGTACCCTGACGGCACAATCCAGCATGCCGGAGGCGCATTGTTTGCTCCCGAACATTATGAGCATCTGTATCGGGGCAAACCGGGCGATTTTCCAAAGGCCTGCCTAATTTACGATGTTGCGTCCGTTACCGGTGCCCTGATGCTGATAAAAAGGGAAGTTCTCAATGAGATCGGCTTTTTATGCGAGGATTATCAGTTGTCATACGAGGATGTTGATTTTTGCCTTCGCGCCAGGCAGGCCGGGTGGCGAGTGGTATATTGCGGAACAGCGATTGCCATTCATAAGGAAGGGTCGACAAGGGGGAGAAGAAGGGAAGATAAGCCGGAACAATGGTACGAAGAGGAATTGCAATCCCACCAGACTTTTTGGACCCGCTGGCACGAATATGATTTGGTCCGGCCTTTAGCTTACCTTACCCTGTTTTTTTTTCTTTGCGAAACATCCAATCCGGATATCAATCAAAAACTGGTAAATTTGATGGCTGGCCTGCGGGAACAGGGATGCAGGATTGAGGTAGAAAAAATAGATTGTGAAGGCGCAATTTTGTTTGCCGACAATCGAAAACTGGCTTCCGTATGGAATCGGCATCCATTTCCACAAGACGTTCATGTCTGTATAAATATGGCTTCCCGTTTGGTCTCAAAGCCCAAATTTTACCAAAACTCATAACGATTTCTTTTGTACCGGCATACCTTACGGTAGAGTTGGCAGGAAAGCTTATAGAGGATTGGAAGGAGGTTGGAGTTTTTGCCTCATCGTCCTAAGGTTAGCGCGATGTATTATGTGAAAAATGAGGAGGAGTTTTGTCCTTTTTCGATCCTTTCGATTTATAACGTCGCAGATGAAATCATTGTGATCGACAACGGTTCGACGGATGAAACCCGCAAACGGTTAAGTGTTTTTGACAAGGTAAGGTTGTTTGAGTCGACCGCAGAGGATTTCTCCGAGTTAGGCAATCTGGCCCTCTCAAAGTGTACGGGTGACTGGGTTCTCTATCTGGGCGGAGACGAAGTTTTCTACGAGGACATTGAAGAGGTGCTTCCGGTTCTGTTGCAGTACGATCAGATAGATGGTTACACCTGCCGATTTTTTAATCTGATGTTTGGCTGGGACCATATGCAGAACGTCAATGAGTATGATAGCCGCTTTCAACGCATTTTCCTGTTTCGCAGAACTCCGGAAGTAAGGTTCATTAACCGGCTGCATGAATCATTGGTTGGCTTAGGTCCTGTAATTGCGGACTCAGGCCTCCATTATGTTCATTACGGGTATGCCAAACCGATGCATTTTATTTTAAACAAGCTGAAACAATACGCCAGAAAAATGGGGGATCCCTATTACTACGAGGGTAGAACGAGCAAACACTTTTGGGAACAGGCGGAGAGAAGGCCTTTTCCTTACGCTCACCCCGATGTAATCAAGGACTATATCGAATCGAAGGGATATTGCGGCGGCGAGAGAAAACCCCGGGTGGAGATCGGCGAATTGAGAAAACGGTTGGATAATGCTGCTCGTTCCCATGTTACGGTCGATGAAAGCAAGGCAGAAAAGCGAATCAGATCATTGGAAATCGGCTGCCTGCCGAATTGCATCAGCCTTGGATTCGAACATCTGGACATTCGTCCGTTACCCCATGTGGACATTGTTGCCGATATTCGAAACATGCCTGTACCGGACAATACTTATGACGAAGTAATCGTTCCCGGCTATTTGTTGGAACATTTGCCCTATCACGATATTGGAAGGGCGCTGAGTGAGTGCCGCCGAATCGCTAAAGAGGGCGGTCACGTGATGGTTCGAATCTATGACGGACGGCAAATCGCCACCGCTTACGCCAAGGGCGAAATCAGCAACGAAAGCTTCAACAAACTGATATTTGGAGACGACCGCGAAGGATGGGAGAGACACCGCTGCATCCTTGACAATGCCACTCTGACAGAATTGATGAAAAAGGCCGGATTGGAAAATGTGAAGCTGGAGTATTACGAAAATTGGATGGTTCAGATTGGCGGTTCGAAACCGGTAACAACGATTGGGGAACGCGCTGTGGCTCAGGATCTGTTTCTCCCTCACATCGGTCGTTTGAAAAAGAGGAATCAGCAATGAAACTGACTTTCAAATGTCCGGTTTTCGATGCATCCGGTTACGCAGAAGCTGCGAGAAACCTTATTTTCGGTCTGCTTGAGCGTGGATACCT
Protein-coding regions in this window:
- a CDS encoding glycosyltransferase; translation: MPHRPKVSAMYYVKNEEEFCPFSILSIYNVADEIIVIDNGSTDETRKRLSVFDKVRLFESTAEDFSELGNLALSKCTGDWVLYLGGDEVFYEDIEEVLPVLLQYDQIDGYTCRFFNLMFGWDHMQNVNEYDSRFQRIFLFRRTPEVRFINRLHESLVGLGPVIADSGLHYVHYGYAKPMHFILNKLKQYARKMGDPYYYEGRTSKHFWEQAERRPFPYAHPDVIKDYIESKGYCGGERKPRVEIGELRKRLDNAARSHVTVDESKAEKRIRSLEIGCLPNCISLGFEHLDIRPLPHVDIVADIRNMPVPDNTYDEVIVPGYLLEHLPYHDIGRALSECRRIAKEGGHVMVRIYDGRQIATAYAKGEISNESFNKLIFGDDREGWERHRCILDNATLTELMKKAGLENVKLEYYENWMVQIGGSKPVTTIGERAVAQDLFLPHIGRLKKRNQQ